In a single window of the Sinobacterium caligoides genome:
- the secG gene encoding preprotein translocase subunit SecG, which produces MEQLIVVLHVLFAVAIIALILLQHGKGADAGASFGSGASQTVFGGSGSGNALTRSTAILATLFFVSSFALAVTAKQKAGIEVGAFSTPVAVEKVLDEENTKNPQNNASTGFPDDEIPVE; this is translated from the coding sequence ATGGAACAGTTAATCGTTGTGCTACATGTTTTATTCGCGGTCGCGATCATTGCGCTCATTCTTTTGCAGCATGGTAAGGGAGCTGATGCGGGTGCATCTTTCGGCTCTGGCGCCTCGCAGACCGTCTTTGGCGGCTCGGGTAGTGGTAATGCGTTGACTCGCAGTACAGCAATCCTTGCAACACTATTTTTTGTTAGTAGTTTTGCCCTTGCGGTAACGGCTAAGCAGAAAGCGGGCATTGAAGTTGGTGCCTTTTCTACTCCTGTAGCAGTAGAAAAGGTGTTAGATGAAGAAAACACGAAAAACCCGCAAAATAATGCATCAACAGGCTTTCCAGATGATGAAATTCCTGTAGAATAG
- the folP gene encoding dihydropteroate synthase, translating to MRNFLSSGHSLPAFYCGENLLCGDKTLSLADTRVMSVLNVTPDSFSDGGRYAGSVVVALRQVERMLEAGADIIDVGGESTRPGAAVVSAEEELQRVAPVVEAIKQRFDVIVSVDTSTPEVMTAAAKVGAGMINDVRALSREGAMKAAASTGLPVCLMHMQGQPVAMQDNPRYQDVVDEVGQHLLARAEACVAAGIAQDRLLLDPGFGFGKTLEHNLQLFSSLETMAGWRYPLLIGVSRKSMVGGVTGKPVDERLAGSLAFAMLAAMQGAAIVRVHDTGETKDVLRVLGAVASRLKE from the coding sequence GTGAGAAACTTCCTATCAAGCGGGCATTCATTGCCCGCTTTTTATTGCGGCGAAAACCTGCTGTGCGGTGATAAGACGCTGTCATTGGCGGACACGCGTGTAATGTCTGTGTTAAATGTGACGCCAGACTCCTTTTCCGACGGTGGCCGTTATGCGGGCTCGGTGGTAGTAGCGTTGCGGCAGGTTGAGCGTATGCTCGAGGCTGGCGCGGATATCATCGATGTCGGTGGTGAATCGACGCGGCCAGGAGCCGCAGTGGTCAGCGCTGAAGAGGAGTTGCAGCGAGTTGCCCCTGTAGTTGAGGCGATTAAGCAGCGCTTTGATGTCATCGTTTCGGTCGATACTAGTACGCCCGAGGTGATGACGGCGGCGGCGAAGGTCGGTGCAGGAATGATTAATGATGTGCGTGCGCTGAGTCGTGAGGGTGCTATGAAGGCGGCTGCGAGCACGGGCTTGCCTGTTTGCTTGATGCATATGCAGGGGCAGCCGGTCGCGATGCAAGATAATCCGCGCTATCAAGATGTTGTTGATGAGGTCGGTCAGCACTTGTTGGCGAGAGCAGAGGCCTGTGTTGCTGCTGGTATAGCGCAAGATCGCCTGTTACTTGATCCAGGTTTTGGCTTTGGTAAGACGCTGGAGCATAATCTACAGCTGTTCTCCAGTCTCGAGACGATGGCTGGCTGGCGCTACCCGCTATTAATCGGAGTATCACGCAAGTCGATGGTCGGTGGTGTTACAGGTAAGCCTGTCGATGAGCGTTTGGCGGGCAGCTTAGCGTTTGCTATGTTGGCTGCAATGCAGGGGGCGGCGATTGTTCGCGTCCACGATACCGGCGAAACAAAAGATGTTTTACGGGTGCTTGGAGCGGTGGCTTCGAGACTCAAGGAGTGA
- the glmM gene encoding phosphoglucosamine mutase has protein sequence MSRKYFGTDGIRGLVGRAPITADFVLRLGWAAGKVLAGNAGESRAKVIIGKDTRISGYMFESALEAGLVAAGVDVLLLGPMPTPAIAYLTRTFNAQAGIVISASHNPYYDNGIKFFSAAGSKLSDDIELAIEAMLDEPMTTNQSGDLGKVTRVDDAAGRYIEYCKSTVPMGMSLADYKIVLDCAHGATYHVAPAVFKELGAEVVVIGAQPNGLNINDAVGSTSPEQLQQAVLEHEADLGIAFDGDGDRVCCVDQTGEVVDGDEILYVIASARRARGGCPGVVGTLMSNLGFELALRAQNIDFERANVGDRYVMAEMRKTGWLLGGESSGHIICSDVSTTGDGIVAALQVMHALTDSARSLFELKSGMSKFPQRMINVKGVNKAGLASNKEVSAAVAEVETELADKGRVLLRPSGTEPVIRVMVEGEDAEQVGRLAELLAVVVQKALAE, from the coding sequence ATGTCGCGCAAATATTTCGGAACAGATGGAATTAGAGGTCTGGTTGGCAGGGCGCCGATTACGGCAGATTTTGTGCTGAGACTTGGTTGGGCAGCAGGTAAGGTGCTGGCTGGTAATGCGGGAGAGAGTCGGGCCAAGGTCATTATTGGCAAGGATACGCGAATCTCTGGTTATATGTTTGAGTCAGCACTGGAGGCGGGCTTGGTTGCAGCAGGGGTCGATGTGTTGTTGTTGGGGCCGATGCCGACGCCGGCAATTGCCTATTTGACGCGAACGTTTAATGCCCAAGCTGGCATCGTTATTAGCGCCTCGCACAATCCTTACTATGATAACGGCATTAAGTTTTTCTCGGCTGCAGGTAGCAAACTGTCCGATGACATTGAGTTGGCGATTGAGGCGATGCTTGATGAACCTATGACGACAAATCAGTCTGGTGATTTGGGTAAGGTGACTCGTGTCGATGATGCTGCCGGACGCTATATAGAATACTGTAAGTCAACCGTGCCGATGGGCATGTCACTCGCTGATTATAAAATTGTTTTAGATTGTGCTCATGGCGCGACTTATCATGTCGCCCCCGCAGTGTTTAAAGAGTTAGGCGCAGAGGTGGTGGTGATTGGTGCGCAGCCGAATGGTTTGAATATTAATGATGCGGTCGGCTCCACTAGTCCAGAGCAGCTCCAACAGGCGGTTTTGGAGCATGAAGCGGACTTAGGTATCGCTTTTGATGGCGATGGAGATCGAGTCTGTTGTGTCGACCAGACCGGCGAAGTGGTTGATGGTGATGAGATCCTTTATGTTATTGCCTCGGCGCGCCGTGCTCGCGGCGGCTGCCCTGGCGTGGTGGGCACGCTGATGTCAAACCTAGGCTTTGAGTTGGCGCTGAGGGCTCAGAATATCGATTTTGAGCGAGCCAATGTTGGTGACCGTTACGTGATGGCGGAGATGCGTAAGACAGGTTGGCTGCTCGGTGGTGAGTCATCCGGGCATATTATTTGTTCGGATGTGTCGACTACTGGCGATGGTATTGTTGCGGCTTTGCAGGTGATGCACGCGTTGACCGATAGTGCCCGCTCGTTGTTTGAGTTGAAGAGTGGGATGAGCAAGTTTCCGCAGCGCATGATCAACGTTAAGGGGGTTAATAAAGCGGGCTTGGCGAGCAATAAAGAGGTGTCGGCAGCCGTCGCAGAGGTTGAAACTGAGTTGGCGGACAAGGGGCGAGTGTTGTTAAGGCCCTCTGGTACAGAGCCGGTGATTCGAGTGATGGTTGAGGGGGAGGACGCCGAGCAGGTAGGGCGGCTAGCGGAACTGTTGGCAGTCGTTGTGCAAAAGGCGTTGGCGGAGTAA
- the tpiA gene encoding triose-phosphate isomerase, with amino-acid sequence MRQPLVIGNWKMNGSSESISALLSGVVAGLGESDGAKVAVCPSFVYIPSVIAQLQGEAIEVGAQNVAEQQSGAFTGEISVAMLKDIGCRYVIVGHSERRALFAESDVQVARKFIQVKDAGLLPVLCVGENLAERESGQALAVIEAQLQAVLTEAGAGCFESAVVAYEPIWAIGTGKTATPEQAQEVHKYVRDFIARESKSTADKLQILYGGSVKAANAAELFAQQDIDGALVGGAALSATEFVTICKATNK; translated from the coding sequence ATGCGACAACCCTTGGTAATAGGAAACTGGAAGATGAACGGCTCAAGTGAGTCGATCAGTGCGTTGCTTTCTGGTGTTGTTGCAGGTCTTGGTGAAAGTGATGGCGCGAAGGTCGCTGTCTGCCCGAGCTTTGTCTATATACCGAGCGTAATAGCACAGCTCCAGGGTGAGGCGATCGAGGTGGGGGCGCAGAATGTTGCTGAGCAGCAATCGGGTGCCTTTACCGGCGAAATCTCCGTGGCAATGCTGAAGGATATTGGTTGTCGCTATGTTATCGTGGGACACTCAGAGCGTCGGGCGCTATTTGCAGAGTCTGATGTTCAGGTGGCGAGGAAATTTATACAAGTTAAAGACGCGGGGTTGTTACCGGTGTTGTGCGTAGGTGAAAATCTAGCAGAGCGCGAATCCGGACAAGCCTTGGCCGTTATTGAGGCTCAGTTACAGGCCGTTCTCACCGAGGCTGGCGCCGGCTGCTTTGAATCAGCTGTCGTAGCTTACGAGCCTATTTGGGCAATCGGTACGGGCAAGACTGCGACACCGGAGCAGGCGCAAGAGGTGCATAAGTATGTACGAGATTTTATTGCGCGTGAAAGTAAAAGTACTGCCGACAAGCTACAGATATTGTACGGTGGGAGTGTTAAGGCGGCTAATGCTGCTGAGTTGTTTGCGCAGCAGGATATTGATGGCGCATTAGTGGGTGGGGCTGCGTTAAGCGCCACTGAATTTGTGACAATTTGCAAGGCTACAAATAAGTAA